GAGGCCTCTAGAAAATGTGGTGCAAATGCTATGATTTTATATATTTGAAGTGTCGTAAAACCTGCGGCTAATAATTTTAAATAGGTATACTGGGCCATATAAATACCTCCTCTTATTGACATTATAAAACGTAAGATAAAGTAAACTTATTACATTTTCATATCTTAATTGTTAGCAAAATGTAAGGAGTAATATTTACTAGCCATTTTTTAAATATTAAAAGCATATATAAAAACGCACAAATTCTGGATGTGCCAGAATTTGTGCTAAACATAATATACTATTGTTTTACAGTTAATAATTGTTCATAAATGCCTGCTTCTTTAGCCGCTTCAATTAGAGTAGTTCCAATTTCTGAAGGAGTATCAGCAGTTTTTACGCCACAATCGTTAAGTGTTTTGATTTTTTCTTCAGCAGTACCTTTACCACCTGAAATAATCGCACCAGCGTGTCCCATACGTTTTCCTGGAGGAGCTGTTTGACCACCAACGAATCCGACAACTGGTTTGTTCATGTTGGCTTTAATCCATTCAGCAGCTTCTTCTTCTGCTGTACCACCGATTTCACCAATCATAACTACTGCGTGAGTTTCATCGTCTTCATTAAATGCTTTTAATACATCGATGAAGTTAGTTCCGTTTACTGGGTCCCCACCGATACCTACAGCAGTTGTTTGACCAATACCTTCTTCAGTTAATTGGTGAACTGCTTCGTAAGTTAATGTACCAGAACGTGATACTACACCTACGTGACCTTTTTTGTGAATGTAACCTGGCATAATACCAATTTTACATTCGTCAGCTGTAATAACACCTGGGCAGTTGGGTCCAACTACGCGAGTCTTTTTGCCTTCTGAATAACGTTTTACTTTAACCATATCTACAACTGGAATGTGTTCAGTGATACAGATAGCCATATCTAATTCTGCATCGATACATTCTAAAATAGCGTCTGCCGCGAATGGTGCTGGTACATATATTACTGATACGTTTGCACCTGTTTCTTCTTTAGCTTCATCTACTGTATTGAATACTGGTACACCTTCTACAACTTGTCCACCTTTACCTGGTGTAACACCTGCAACTATTTGTGTGCCATATTCTAACATTTGTTTAGTATGGAAAAGGGCAGTAGACCCTGTGATACCTTGTACAATTACTTTTGTATTTTTATCTATAAATACACTCATCTTAGTGCTCCCATCCTTTCCTTACGCTTCTTTAACAAGCTTTACAATTTTTTGTGCACCTTCAGCCATAGTAGCGGCTGGTTCGATAGCTAATCCAGATTCTTTAAGAATCTCTTTACCTTCTTTAACATTTGTACCTTCTAAACGTACAACTAATGGTAAAGTAAGGTCTACTTCTTTAACTGCAGCTACGATACCTTCAGCGATAACATCACATTTCATGATTCCACCGAAAATATTTACAAAGATACCTTTAACATTGTCATCACTTAAGATGATTTTAAATGCTTCAGTAACTTTTTCTTTAGTAGCGCCGCCCCCTACGTCTAGGAAGTTAGCTGGATTTCCGCCGAAATGGTTAATTGTATCCATTGTAGCCATTGCTAAGCCTGCACCGTTTACCATACAACCGATGTCGCCATCTAAAGCGATGTATGATAAATCATATTTAGAAGCTTCAATTTCTTTTGGATCTTCTTCTTCTAAATCGCGTAATTCTTGGATATCTTTATGTCTAAACATTGCATTGTCGTCGAAATTAACTTTAGCATCTAATGCTAAAACTTCACCGTCACCAGTAGTTACTAGTGGGTTAATTTCAACGATTGAACAATCTTTTTCTACAAAGACGTTATATAAAGAAATTAAAAATTTCGCAGCTTTATTAATTGATTCTTTAGGAATATTAATATTGAAAGCGATTCTTCTTGCTTGATAAGGTGCTAAACCAGTTACAGGATCAATTGTTTCTTTAAAGATCTTTTCTGGTGTCTTAGCAGCTACCTCTTCAATTTCAGTTCCGCCTTCTTCAGAAGCCATTAACGTAATACGGTCTGTTGCTCTATCGATTACAAATCCTACATAATATTCTTTTTGAATATCGCAGCCTTCTTCAATGTAAAGGCGTTTTACTTCTTTACCTTCTGGTCCAGTTTGATGAGTTACTAATTGTTTACCTAATAACTCATTTGCGTAACTTTCTACTTCAGATAGTGATTTAGCAATTTTAACACCGCCAGCTTTACCTCTACCGCCAGCGTGGATTTGTGCTTTCACCACATATACATCTGAGTTTAATTCTTTAGCTTTCTCTACTGCTTCATCTGCAGTAAATGCTACGCGTCCTTCTGGGACAGCTACGCCCATGGAACGAAAGATTTTTTTGCCTTGATACTCGTGGATATTCATTCTCCATCCTCCTCTTAGGTTAAGTGCATTTCAATTATAAAAAATGTAAGCGCTATTGTAAACTGTTTGACGCTAGTTATTTATAATTTATTTTATTTAATAAGAATTATTAACTATAGATTTAATTGGTTCAAATGTTTTTCGATGTTCTTTTATAACGCCAAATTGTTCTATGCCCTTAAGATGTTCTTTCGTGCCATAACCGACATTATTACTAAATCCGTATCCTGGATAAGTGGCGTCAAGTTGGCGCATATAGTTATCTCTATGTTCTTTTGCGAGTACACTAGCAGCGGCAATCGATACGCTTCGTGCATCACCTTTAATGAGTGATTGTTGAGGTATATCTATATCCAATTCCATTGCATCTACAAGTAAATGTGTTGGTTTGTTAGATAAATTTTCTATTGCACGTGTCATTGCTAATTTAGTTGCTTGGTAAATATTTAACTGATCTATTTCTTCCACAGAAGCAACACCAAAAGCATAATCTAACACTTCGTTTTTTAGTCTATACTCTAATTCTTTTCGCTTACTTGCAGATAATTTTTTGGAATCATTTAACCCTAAAAAGCGGTGTTCTTTATTTAAAATAACGGCACAAGTAACGACAGGACCGGCTAAAGGACCTCTGCCTACTTCATCAATACCACATATCAATGCTTGTGGTGCTGATGCCAAAATATTATTTTCAAACTCTGACATGACCGCGTATTGCTCAATCAATGCTTGTTCTTTTTGTAATTGTTTCTTCCTAGAAACGATGGCATTTTGTACACCTTTACGTTCATCTTGTGCAAATTCGCTTTGATCGATTTCTGCTTCTGTCAATAATTGACGTAACGCTGTTTTGACTTCTGCGATACTCAGTTTAGCCAAGATAATCACGCTCAATTTCGCTAAATATATCAAAGGTATACGTGCCTATTTTTGCATTTCTGATTTCATTAATAATTAACTCAATGACCGCTTCATAATCTACTTCATTGCCTCTTTGTAACATGCCGCGTCTTCGACCTATCGCTTCAAACCATGCTAAATTATCATCATCTTGTGCCACATCCACATTGTAATGCTTCACTAAATTATCATAATCATGTTCTTTTAAAAATTCTAAACCATAGATAGCCACTTCATCTAAATGGACAATACTGTCTTTAATGGCACCCGTAATACTTAATTTTTTACCTACTAATTGATCTTCAAATTTTGGCCATAGTATTCCTGGAGTATCTAACAATTGTAATGATTTACCTATTTTTATCCATTGTTGTTGCTTTGTTACACCCGGTGTATTACCAGTTTTAGCAATCGCTCTATTGGCTAATTTATTTATCAACGTAGATTTACCAACATTGGGTATGCCAACTATCATCGCTCTAATTGCACGCGGTTTTAGACCTTTATTACGTTCTCTTTCAAATTTTTCTTCGGTCGCTTTGATTGCAGCTTGTTCAACTTGTTTGAGATTTTTACCATGCTTGGCATCTACAGCAACTGGATAAAATCCTTGTTCTTTAAAATAAGTTTCCCATTTTTCAAGTTCTGCTAAATTTGCCATATCTTTTTTATTTAAAATAACCACTCTTGGTTTTTGTTGTATTACTTCATCAATCATTGGGTTTCTTGAACTATAAGGAATACGTGCGTCTACAAGTTCAAAAACGACATCGACCTTTTTCAATTGTTCAGTCACTTGTCTTTTGGCTTTGGCCATATGACCTGGATACCATTGAATAACCATAACTTTCACCTTTTCTTAGTTTATATTTTCATTTGCACTATATTAATAAGTGTGAGATGTATCTATTTTATTTTAATATGTAACGCTATAATATGATACCATTTCTATAAGTATTTTAAGTTTAGTAACATCGTTAAAGAATGCGCGTAAATTTTTATCAACTTAATTAGTAAATTTGCTATAAAGCAATCTTTATATATAAAATTTTGTCGGGAGAAACAATTATGAAACGAAAAGTACTGTATTTGATTGTCTTTATTGCCATCGCAATGATTGGCCATAGTTATATTATTTATAGATACATACATGATGGCATACTTTTTACAGGGCCAAATGATGGTTTAGAACAGATGATTCCTATACAAATGTTTTTATACGATCATTGGAGTCACGGGTCATGGTTCTATGCATCTGATTTTGGATTAGGTGGCGATTTTTTCACAGACTTAAGTTACTACTTCTCCACTAATATCTTATTTATTTTCAACGTGATTGGTGTCTTTATTTTACAACATGTCATTCATGTCGACACAAATGATGTAGCTTTTTGGACGGCTAACGCACTAGTTATGTCAATATTCAAATCATTTTTAGCATTAATTGCTACATTTGCTTTTGCCAAATATATCATGCTAAATCGAAAAATTGCGCTATTAGCAGCTTCTTTATTCGTTATTTCGCCATTATATTTTAGATTCACTGTATATTGGCCATTCTTTAGTGATATTTTTATTTTATTACCACTACTATTACTCTCGATTGAAAGATATATTCAACAGAGAAAAATTGGTTTGCTACTAATAGTTATAGTGCTATCGCTAATAAATAATTTTTATTTTGCATATTACCAATTACTAGTGGGTATTATTTATTTAGCAATACGACTTATTTTCAAACATCAGCAAGATATTAAATTGCGCTATCGCGATTATATAACACTATGTATTGTTGCGCTTTTAGGTTTAGGTAGCAGTATGTTTTTCTTTTTCCACGGCATTCAGAGTTACTTAGGTAATAGACGAATTCCATTTAACGGGAACGTTGATTTATTTGAGAAGTTGGATAGTAACACCAATATTTTTTACGATAATTATTTAATTGTCATTCTCTATATAACAATACAAGCACTGTTATCTTTCAAATTATATAAACATTTTTATTTTAGATTGTTTGCTATTTTGACAATTATTACGATTATTGCTAGTTTCCTTCCATTTGTAGATCAACTTTTTAATGGGATGTCTGCACCACAAAAGCGTTGGCATTTCTTGTTAGCTTTCAATGCAGCTATACTAGTAGGCTTGTATGTTAAATACTTCAAAACCATGTCGATTAAAGGTTATTGCATTACTTCACTACCCGCCGTGGCCGTTATTTTTTATAGTGCTTGGTCATATCATAATACTGTTGCTTGGGTTTATTTTGTCCCTGTAGTAAGTTTAGTTGGCTTATTAATACTTTTTGTAAAAGAAAGTTATTTTAGAACAAAACTAACAGTAATTTTTATCATTACACTATTTATCTTAAGTTTATTAGTATCTATTGTATTTATTTATAATCAAATATATTTCCCTGACCATCAACAACGGGCAAATAAAAATTATATAAATGAAAGCATGTATAGCTCACCAATGCAAAGAAACTTAGTGGCTTACATGAACAACCATAAACGCGAAGATGAACGTATTGATTGGCGTGTGAACGAACAAGATAATACGCCGATGTATCAACATTTTAAAGGTATTAGTCTGTACTCAAGCATTTTTAATCACAACATTTTAGACTATTATTATGACGACTTAAAAATCAATATGCGTGAAGAATCAGTCAGTCGTTATCAGTCGACAAATGGCCGTCAAAACATTGCTAGTCTATGGTCTGTGCGTTATTTAATGGTTAAAGATTACCAAGATAATGTACCTCGTTATTTCAAAAAAATTAAGCAAGATGGTCAATATGTTATTTACGAAAATAACTATGTCTTACCAGCAGTTAATATTACTAATCATATTTATGACGCATCAAAATTAACTAATCCGATAGATAGAGAGCATGCCATGATTAAAGGTGTCGTTATGAATAATGCAGGTAAAACATGGCAACATCCTGCTCAAAATTTAATCTCACAAAGTAAAATCAAGACAAAGCATATGAAATTATTACCTAAATATCATATTCAAGTTAAAGATAATTCAGGTGAATATGTAATTCATGTCCCTAAGAAAATAACAAAGCGCTATAAAGATTTTTATTTAACACTTAAAGTAAAAAGAGGATTACCTGATAGTAACTATACGGTGAACGTAAATGGTTATATTAACAATCGTTTGTTTAATAACTCAACGTATAAAACAGGCGTCGATACACAATTATATAAAACACAACCAGACAACAATGGCGATATTCATGTCAATGTAATGCCACGTGGTAACTATAAATTAGCAATCAAAAGTTTATATGGAGAAGATTATAAAGATTTAAAATCTGCTGCAAGACGCGACAGTCATATAAACACATATAAAGATATCAATGATGGAATTAAAGTAAACCTCAACCAACATAAAAGCGGCATAGCAAGTATTAATATACCTTATCGCAAAGGAATGCATGCCTATGTAGATCATAAATCAGTCACGCCTAAAAAAATAAACTATATGATGACAGGTGTGCCAGTTCATAAAAATGATAAAACCATTATTATTAAATATCGTCCACCTTATTGGTATACGATGTGTATCTTATCATTTATATTTATAATTTTTAGTTATTGCTTTTGGAAAGTTTATCATAACAAGCATTCTTAATATTTAAATAAAAAGGAGCCTTTGAAATGAGGAATTGTACATGTTAAACCGTCTTTGGTCTAATAAGATAACACGATTTATCTGTATTTTAGTGATGGGGATAATTGTGACTATGCTTATTTTCACCCCATATATTGTCAGATATTTTAAAGATGGCATAATTTTCAGTGGTTTCGGTGATGGTGTCAGACAGATGATGCCATTCCAAATGTATCTTTATCATCATTTTATTCATTTCGATAGCTTTTATGACCATTCCTTTGGTCTAGGTGGCGATTATATAAAAGATCTTTCTTATTATTACACTACGTCACCTCTCACTTATATTAATTTTATTTGTATATGGATATGTAGCCAAATATTTAACCTACATCCTAATAACATTATGTTCTGGCCTGGAAATCAACTTATCGTGGCTATTGCAAAAACTGTAGTTACATTTATGTTAGCTTTTTACTATTTTAATTATTTACAATTTAAAAAAGCTTCTACTTTTATTGCAGCATTATTATACAGTGGCTCAACAATAGTGATTTATTTTAATTTCACTTGGTCATTCTACGGTGATTTATTAATATTTTTACCCTTATCGTTATACGGTATGGAACGTTATTTTAAAGAAAAAAAGTTAGGCTTATTTATTTTTGCAGTCGCATTAACTCTATTCTCTAATTTTTACTTTAGCTATTTCGAAGCGCTAGTGTTATTTGGTTATTTTGTATATAGAGTAATCTGGAAACATCAACAAGATATTGTAACTAGAAAACAAAAAGTAGTGACACTAATAGTTGCTGCCTTATTAAGTTTAATGTCAGCTAGTTGGGGATTTTATACAAGTGTTTCATCATTCTTTGCAAACAACCGTAAACAAAATCCTGATTTCCATATTCCAGCATTTACTGATTTTGAACGCCAAACCCATTTTTTCTCTAATGGCTTTTATATAACAGTTACAATTTTTGCATTAGTAGCATTATTATCGTTTCAATTGTATCGACATTACTACTATCGTTTATTCGCCATATTCACTTGGATTATGCTAATTGGTTCTTTAACACCTTATTTTGATAGTTTATTTAATGGCTTCGCTACGCCAGAGAGACGTTGGATATACGTTTTCGCATTAACTACTGGCGCTTTAATTGGTCTATTTATCCATTATCTTAGAGAGATAACTTTACGTGCTTATCTTTTAGCATGTACGCCAGTCATAATAGCAATCATTATCGCTCATATTTTAATTCACCATGAAAAATTAACTTGGATGTACGTATGTCTACTAATTATGTTATCTCTAGGACTAATTATTGCTCGTAAGAACTTATTAGATAAGCGCTGGCCACTTGCTATAGTAATTGTGTTATTTATGGCTCAACAAGCGATTTTAGTCAACAATCATCGCTTTAATAATTTAAGGAAATATGAGACAACATTTTCAGCATTAAAAAGTCCACAATACCATAATGCTACACTTGCTAAATCAATCCATAAAATAAATGAGTCACATCGACAAGATCCATTCAATCGAATTGATTTTATGACGACTTTTTCACTGAATACACCACTCATCTATCGCTTTAATGGCATTTTATTATATTCAAGTATTATCGATGGAAAAATATTGGATTACTACGATAAAACAATGCAAATTAATATGCCGACAGATACTAATAGCACATATCGCTTGTTATCCAATCGTGCCAATTTAATGGCTTTATGGAATGTTCAAGATCGTATTAAAAAAACGAATGATCCAAACTTACCTTACGGCTTTAAATATACTAAAAAGATTAAGCCGAACAAGCACACGCAATTCTTGCATAGTAAAAATACGATTGATTATCCGAGTGCGCATATTACAAATAAGGTCTATAATACGCGTGACTTAAAGTCACCATTAGATAGAGAGCAAGCAATGTTACAAGGTGTAACTCTAACGAATAATCACAAAGCAAACACTAACTTTAAGCCGAATAAAAATTTATTATCTTCGGCGCATGTATCTTATATCAATGCACATAAAACGAGCAATGATACATTGATAGTTACTAAAAATAATGGTGGTATTCAATATAAGCTACCTGCACATCTAGCTCACAAATATAAAGACATGTATATTTCAATGGACTTAGTATTACAAGCGCCTGATAAACGACATAAGATAGCTTTAAATGAATATTCTCAACAACGCAAAGAACTCACATATAAATATCGACGAGTAGTAAAACCAATTACAATCAGAGTAAAAGCGAATGAAAACTCAAACATTAAACTGCCTAAAGGTAAATATAACTATAAAATACACGGTATTTATGGTGAAGATTATAAAACATTACGAACAAGCGCAAAATCACTTACTAAAATTAAAGTTTCACAACAACGAAATGGCTATACATTGACTAACAATCAGCACCGTAAAGGTTATATTGTACTTCCAATTCCTTTCAGAGATGGTATGAAGGCAAGTGCAGATGGGAAATCTATTCCTGTTACGAAAGGCAATGGTATAATGACTGTGATACATGCCAAACATGGCGAACAGCAAATTAAACTGACTTATCAACCACCACTGCTATGGCCTTTAATATGTATTAGCATTATTGGTATAGTAGCTAGCGTTTTATTTGTAAGATCAGTGAAAAGACATTAATTAAAAGCACTGTTGCTATAAAGATAGCAACAGTGCTTTTATTTATTATTTTAAACTTTATGCTTCGTAAAATTCATTAAAGACTTCGTCTAAATTTGTTTTGGCTTTGTTTATAACATCATCTTCACTCATTATTGAAGTCCCCTCAGCTCGAGCTATATAAAATGCATCGAAGCCCATTATTTCTTCGAACATTTCTTTTAAATAGTAATAAGAGAATTCAAGTGGTGTATAACGATCATTGTTTGTATATACTGTACCACTTGCTTGTAGTAATAAAGCTTTATAATTATCAGTCATTAAACCTACAGAACCATCTTCAGTATATTTAAATGTTTCTCTTGCTAACATAATATTATCCATATAATCTTTCATTCTTGAAGTGATATTAAAGTTATGAAGCGGAGAAACAATTACAATGCGCTGGCATCTTTTAAATTGAGTAAGTAAATTTGACGAAGTATCGGCTATTATTTGTTCTTCTTCTGTTAAAGGTTGATTAGCATTTTGTTTACCCCATATTTTTAATAATTGTGTTTCTTCAATTCTAGGAAGTTCCATATCATATAAATTTAAAACTTCAGGCGCTTCATTAGGAAATGCCGTTGTGAATTTTTCCATAAATAGATCTTTTAATTTAGCCGAAAAAGTATTGTTATTTTTAAAATCAGGATGTGCGTTAATAATTAGTGTGTGCATTAAGATATTCTCCTTTTAATATGATATTATTATCATAAATCTTAAAGGTGTCATTTTACGGCACCATTGAAAGGAAAATTTATGAATAAAGCTGAGCGCTTAAACCGAGAACTCATTTATCTAAGTAATAAACATACTTTTCATTTAAAAGATATAATGGAAGAATTTAATATTTCAAAAAGAACGGCACTTAGAGACATAGCAGAACTTGAAAGTATGGGCGTCGGCCTTTATGTTGAAAGCGGTAGATACGGTGGCTATAAGATTATTAATCAGAATTTGTTAACACCCATTTATTTTAATAAAAATGAAATTTTAGCAATTTTCTTTGCATTAGATGCATTAAAATTACTTTCAAGTACACCCTTCAAAAAATCATATAAGCAAATTCGTGATAAATTGTACTCTACGATTCCTAATAATTTAAAAAGTGACGTCCAAAACACGTTAAATGTGATTCAATATTACAATGCATACCTATTAACCAATCAGATATCTTAGCAGATATTTTAAGTTCAATACTTAATCAAAATACGATAACTATAACTTACACTCAATTTACTTATAAAGAGCTAGAAGTACAAGCTTATGAATTATTATATAGAAATGGAATTTGGTTCTTCGAAGCTTACAATATTACTGAACAAAAATGGGGTATATTTAGATGTGATTACATACAACAAATGGTAATCAATAATGAACAAGAAGTATCACTTTCTAGAGAAAAGTTGGAAGAATTAAAATTTATGGACGAGCAAGCTTATCAAAATATATTTTTTAAATGTGAATTAAATTATGCTGGTGTGGAAACGTTTATGAAAAATCACTATCCTAATATGGAGTTAAAATATGAAAACGATACGCCATTTATCATAGGTAAATATAGTGATGATGAATTAAACTATATGACTCATTATTTATTAACTTTAGGTGAAAATGTAAAAATCATCTATCCCCAACAATTAAAAGAAAATTATTTAAATCAGTTACATGCGATGATTGAACGCTACAATTAATTTCCTATAAAAAGATATAAAAAAAGAGCCTTAAAATTAAGGCTCTTTTGCTTGTAGAAAAGCTGATTAGCGAATTTCTGGAATTCTAGCAGCTTTACCACGTAAATTACGTAAGTAGTATAATTTAGCACGACGTACTTTACCGCGACGTTTAACTTCGATTTTTTCGATTTTAGGAGTGTGTAATGGGAAAGTTCTTTCCACACCAACACCTGAAGAAATTTTACGTACAGTGAAAGTTTCTGAAATGCCTCCACCACGACGTTTAATTACTACACCTTCGAATACTTGGATACGTTCGCGAGTACCTTCAATAATACGTACGTGTACTCTTAAAGAGTCACCTGCACGGAAAGAAGGTAAATCAGTGCGTAGTTGTGATTTAGTTACTGCTTCAATCAATTTGTGATTAGTCATTTTCTATTCTCTCCTTCAACCTATGTTCTTGCCTAGACAAATATATAGCAGCGGATCATAGTGATTTTTCGTGTATCGCACACTTGAATTATGTTAGCACATTGTTCGTAGTTTTTCAATTAGTTTTTAAATTTCTAGACAAAACAATGTAAATCAGTTTTGAAAACCCAAATAGTAATTAAAACTATTCATCCGATGATTTTCTAAAACCATAAAATGGTCTAAATTTATGTTTTTCATAATATGTAGTCGAACTTTTCGTAGCCAATAGTTCAATTCTAGTTGTGGGATATTGTCGACGTGCTTCATTTATTAAAGCTTGCCCCACCCCGTTACTTCTATACGACATTTTAACAAGTAATTCACATATAAATAAAGTAATAAATTGATCTGTAATTGTTCTAATATAGCCTAGCACATTACTTTCATTATCTACAGCAACATAAGCATTTGACTGATTTAAAGCATTTTTAAACGTTGCTTTATGTTCAACAAGATTACGCCAACCTTCTTCACTGTTCAATTTATTAATTTCATCAAAATATTTATCGTCGTAAGGTACTATATTGAAGTCTATTACCATTGTCGTTTCACCCTAAATATTTGATATTACTTAGATGACTGCTTGTTATGATTTTCTATAACCTTTTTATCTGCTTGAGTAAGCTCATAATGTTCTAATAAGTCAGGACGCTTGTCGTATGTTCTAATAATCTTTTGTTCATGTCTCCAACGTTCAATATTGGCATGGTTACCAGATAATAGAACGTCTGGCACTTTATAGTTTTTAAACTCTCTTGGTCTAGTATACTGTGGGAATTCTAATAATCCATCTTGGAATGAATCATCCTCATGTGATTGTTGGTTCCCTAACACACCTGGTATAAGTCTGACGATTGCATCTGTCATGGTCATAGCAGGCAGTTCACCGCCAGTTAATACGTAATCTCCCATAGATATCTCATCAGTAACGAGATGCTCCCTAATACGTTCATCATAGCCCTCATAATGACCACATATAAAGACGAGATGTTCTGACTCACTTAACTCTTCCGCAATTTGCTGACTAAATGGTCTCCCTTGCGGACACATTAATATAACGCGTGTATTTTCATTATGGTCAATCGATTCCATTGCATTAAAGACAGGTTCAGGTTTTAACACCATACCCTGTCCGCCACCGAATGGATAATCATCAACTTGTTGATGTTTGTTTTGTGCGAAGTCTCTAAAATTAATCGTATTAACAGATAGTACATTTTTATCTTGTGCTCTTTTTAAAATCGAATGATTTAACACACCATCAAACATTTCTGGAAATAATGTTAAGTAATCTATGCGCATTAATCTAACAGTCCTTCCATTGGAGTAATTACGATTTTTCTACCTTCAACATCTACGGATTTAACAACATCAGCAATATAAGGTATTAAATATTCTTTATCACCTTTAACCACCCAAACATCATTTGCGCCAGTTTCAAATATTTCTATCACTCGACCTATAGGTGTATCTTGTTCATCGAAAACTGTACAGCCTATAATATCGGAATAATAATACTCATTTTCGGCTAATTCAATATCTTCATGTTCACGTTCTTGAAGTAACACTTCATTTTTTAAATATTCAATGTCATTAATATTATTAATCCCTTCAAATTTCAACATGTGAAAACCTTTATGAACTCGATAAGAGGCAATAGTTAATTCCATAACTTCACCGTTACGTTCAATTGTCAGTACTTCTCCTGGTTGAAAACGGGTTTCAGTAAAATCAGAATTTGATTTTACTTTGACCTCTCCTTTAATTCCATGTGTATTTACTATAGTGCCAACTTCAACTTTCATATTTTTTCCTCCGTAAATAAAACGCTATATATTCAAGTACATTTTAATAAAATAATCATATAAATTATACCATTATGTTAAAACTTTGAATATGTACTATATATAAAATAAATGGAGCGAGAAAAATCTTTTAAAAAATGATTTTGTATCCTCGCCCATGCATAAATGACTAGAGTTTAAAAAAATTGATTCAATCACATTTCCAATTCAATCATCTACTGAC
The Staphylococcus kloosii genome window above contains:
- a CDS encoding FMN-dependent NADH-azoreductase, with protein sequence MHTLIINAHPDFKNNNTFSAKLKDLFMEKFTTAFPNEAPEVLNLYDMELPRIEETQLLKIWGKQNANQPLTEEEQIIADTSSNLLTQFKRCQRIVIVSPLHNFNITSRMKDYMDNIMLARETFKYTEDGSVGLMTDNYKALLLQASGTVYTNNDRYTPLEFSYYYLKEMFEEIMGFDAFYIARAEGTSIMSEDDVINKAKTNLDEVFNEFYEA
- a CDS encoding GNAT family N-acetyltransferase; its protein translation is MVIDFNIVPYDDKYFDEINKLNSEEGWRNLVEHKATFKNALNQSNAYVAVDNESNVLGYIRTITDQFITLFICELLVKMSYRSNGVGQALINEARRQYPTTRIELLATKSSTTYYEKHKFRPFYGFRKSSDE
- a CDS encoding helix-turn-helix transcriptional regulator, with amino-acid sequence MNKAERLNRELIYLSNKHTFHLKDIMEEFNISKRTALRDIAELESMGVGLYVESGRYGGYKIINQNLLTPIYFNKNEILAIFFALDALKLLSSTPFKKSYKQIRDKLYSTIPNNLKSDVQNTLNVIQYYNAYLLTNQIS
- a CDS encoding YfhO family protein — its product is MLNRLWSNKITRFICILVMGIIVTMLIFTPYIVRYFKDGIIFSGFGDGVRQMMPFQMYLYHHFIHFDSFYDHSFGLGGDYIKDLSYYYTTSPLTYINFICIWICSQIFNLHPNNIMFWPGNQLIVAIAKTVVTFMLAFYYFNYLQFKKASTFIAALLYSGSTIVIYFNFTWSFYGDLLIFLPLSLYGMERYFKEKKLGLFIFAVALTLFSNFYFSYFEALVLFGYFVYRVIWKHQQDIVTRKQKVVTLIVAALLSLMSASWGFYTSVSSFFANNRKQNPDFHIPAFTDFERQTHFFSNGFYITVTIFALVALLSFQLYRHYYYRLFAIFTWIMLIGSLTPYFDSLFNGFATPERRWIYVFALTTGALIGLFIHYLREITLRAYLLACTPVIIAIIIAHILIHHEKLTWMYVCLLIMLSLGLIIARKNLLDKRWPLAIVIVLFMAQQAILVNNHRFNNLRKYETTFSALKSPQYHNATLAKSIHKINESHRQDPFNRIDFMTTFSLNTPLIYRFNGILLYSSIIDGKILDYYDKTMQINMPTDTNSTYRLLSNRANLMALWNVQDRIKKTNDPNLPYGFKYTKKIKPNKHTQFLHSKNTIDYPSAHITNKVYNTRDLKSPLDREQAMLQGVTLTNNHKANTNFKPNKNLLSSAHVSYINAHKTSNDTLIVTKNNGGIQYKLPAHLAHKYKDMYISMDLVLQAPDKRHKIALNEYSQQRKELTYKYRRVVKPITIRVKANENSNIKLPKGKYNYKIHGIYGEDYKTLRTSAKSLTKIKVSQQRNGYTLTNNQHRKGYIVLPIPFRDGMKASADGKSIPVTKGNGIMTVIHAKHGEQQIKLTYQPPLLWPLICISIIGIVASVLFVRSVKRH
- a CDS encoding WYL domain-containing protein; its protein translation is MVINNEQEVSLSREKLEELKFMDEQAYQNIFFKCELNYAGVETFMKNHYPNMELKYENDTPFIIGKYSDDELNYMTHYLLTLGENVKIIYPQQLKENYLNQLHAMIERYN
- the trmD gene encoding tRNA (guanosine(37)-N1)-methyltransferase TrmD produces the protein MRIDYLTLFPEMFDGVLNHSILKRAQDKNVLSVNTINFRDFAQNKHQQVDDYPFGGGQGMVLKPEPVFNAMESIDHNENTRVILMCPQGRPFSQQIAEELSESEHLVFICGHYEGYDERIREHLVTDEISMGDYVLTGGELPAMTMTDAIVRLIPGVLGNQQSHEDDSFQDGLLEFPQYTRPREFKNYKVPDVLLSGNHANIERWRHEQKIIRTYDKRPDLLEHYELTQADKKVIENHNKQSSK
- the rplS gene encoding 50S ribosomal protein L19 — encoded protein: MTNHKLIEAVTKSQLRTDLPSFRAGDSLRVHVRIIEGTRERIQVFEGVVIKRRGGGISETFTVRKISSGVGVERTFPLHTPKIEKIEVKRRGKVRRAKLYYLRNLRGKAARIPEIR